A region of Takifugu rubripes chromosome 6, fTakRub1.2, whole genome shotgun sequence DNA encodes the following proteins:
- the akna gene encoding microtubule organization protein AKNA isoform X1 produces the protein METKRSSGEEEVVLTPASSHTSCEGGCSQSDDHDDFVGLMDENGIIGLLEALEIVGVGEYSDDGESCHKVPSGLPAPVETETRLDEMGHDRSGSLPRRKSPAEDVQILTQSPGLNSEAEMTGDKKNKGVMRRTDRKQNRSKHTRPSGMLTQATGVAKERSRIFQRVSPATATCAREEIPAPLGIDAETFLDLSFTEGLEETHRSLPNLRLGPCFPPSAAFPGETVSGVANMLVNGSKFPDGTRQPPTPSSRTMNEGCPDAARSSASFTTEAFRNTSSRADRNPTASRKSAMLKNPSKSRPNGSTPDYSNVKPRVNFPKVLYKPPKSRLCSQRESLSTGPPTRCDSSAGGGKEVGPNMPGVPSATECQELGCPKEATRLLSELEENYNKLWIRYAEAENTIDHLRLAAKVNLHSDGPKPGHLLQSIYNQEASKFMMLNFPQAQRAETSSVSLHSNGHRTPEYTPRDPPDSPVTKEPDRILCSQANEFLHQLQTFEDLLNCRKLKPDEQRKELSQLFEGLRSLESSFLLAKDEHKLLKKEEENSHFDPDRELEGLIFDCVLYMEELREHAEQITEDLLTFEPSPTLARSPSLSEAKEYLTDPQKTHIPSVVEPQQAAAAAAAMFSSISNKSDREEAQKETLHLRTVDGKAGHNGEFNKPPDNHQSIREIPQPLALSQKNEAHLPPASKPDMQPVELEEEESNQSFEKLKVKERPQQSPQDSSPHSYSGAQPVSQPIMLDPSSRQGCEMKTSHSSSLSSLGETAALEKKNSKLQSGSCRMPSQDGIFSPETDSGFNGTESRHPTPTGVPSLLHQGAIESSSVVRNRDSKNPDSGVVTSPHPYSLLPSCCPATELRATSKFNSKQPRRTKPRKGQRRRTFTCSHQSWLKKSESEMSDVEPSSSSVSEAGRIGRYAESVTPASATSSRSSQHCHGSCAKARSFPELPNNSVSMQMLQAEVSRLHTRLESCLKERGQSVSSSATMVQENHHHPRTSTPRVSRAVNTDGGAAVRKRPCCGQRHSPDVLGCSDDPHTPPQSVVSRCTQTLSAASYTNTVHRKKDPSRTTESTIGITHRSVSVQAPEASDEPDTTHPRPAHHQAPCCHCISYQRAQAEVPAASSKESVRSCCSRHCRHCGSTDTDCPRFTHSNTNTHHQPAEAVKCCASASAAPPSSLQYLCPLPVLLCPSPSCPSPSNNNDTIAGVRSQKAARKFAASPGGRNFLDRSLNKAIRAAKHMKSTSGHMSHSLSFGLHQQQQLLTPLMSQLSQRQTSN, from the exons ATGGAGACCAAAAGGAGCTCAGGAGAAGAGGAAGTCGTTCTGACCCCAGCCTCCTCACACACCAGCTGCGAGGGTGGGTGCAGCCAGAGCGACGACCACGATGATTTTGTCGGTCTGATGGATGAGAATGGCATCATCGGACTGTTGGAAGCGCTGGAAATTGTGGGAGTTGGGGAATATAGCGATGATGGGGAAAGTTGTCACAAAGTGCCCTCTGGACTTCCGGCCCCAGTGGAGACGGAGACACGGTTGGACGAGATGGGTCATGACCGGAGCGGGTCTCTGCCGCGCAGGAAGTCGCCAGCAGAAGATGTGCAGATCCTGACACAGTCTCCAG GTCTCAACAGCGAGGCTGAAATGACAggagacaagaaaaacaaaggagtgatgaggaggactgacaggaaacagaataGAAGCAAACACACTCGCCCATCTGGGATGCTTACACAAGCTACAGGTGTCGCTAAAGAACGCAGCCGCATATTTCAGCGCGTCTCACCTGCCACAGCGACCTGCGCACGTGAGGAAATTCCGGCTCCTTTGGGAATCGATGCCGAAACCTTTTTGGATTTGAGCTTCACGGAAGGTCTCGAAGAAACACACAGGAGTTTACCGAACCTCAGGCTGGGTCCCTGCTTCCCGCCGTCAGCCGCGTTTCCAGGAGAAACCGTGTCGGGTGTTGCCAACATGCTGGTGAATGGATCCAAGTTTCCAGATGGGACTCGCCAACCGCCAACTCCCTCATCAAGGACGATGAACGAGGGCTGCCCTGATGCTGCACGTTCATCCGCTTCATTCACAACAGAAGCCTTCAGAAACACATCAAGTCGAGCCGACAGGAATCCCACAGCCAGTCGTAAATCTGCTATGCTGAAAAATCCCAG TAAAAGTCGCCCGAATGGCTCCACACCAGACTACTCGAATGTGAAACCCAGGGTTAACTTCCCCAAAGTCCTTTATAAGCCACCCAAGAGTCGACTGTGCTCCCAAAGGGAGTCCCTGTCGACCGGGCCACCCACAAGGTGTGACTCCTCGGCTGGAGGTGGGAAAGAAGTGGGACCGAACATGCCAGGCGTTCCTTCTGCCACAGAGTGTCAAGAGTTGGGATGCCCCAAAGAGGCCACCAGGCTTCTCAGTGAGCTGGAG GAGAACTACAACAAACTGTGGATTCGATACGCGGAGGCAGAGAACACCATTGACCATCTGCGCCTGGCAGCTAAG GTAAACCTGCACTCTGATGGTCCAAAGCCCGGCCACTTGCTGCAGTCAATTTATAACCAGGAGGCCTCGAAGTTCATGATGCTGAATTTCCCTCAGGCCcaaagagcagagaccagcTCGGTCTCTCTTCATTCCAATGGACACAGAACTCCAGAAT ATACTCCAAGAGATCCCCCCGATTCTCCAGTAACAAAAGAGCCCGACAGGATTCTCTGCAGTCAGGCTAACGAGTTTCTCCACCAG CTGCAGACGTTTGAGGATCTCCTCAACTGCAGGAAACTCAAACCTGACGAACAAAGAAAG GAACTCTCACAGCTTTTTGAAGGTCTCCGATCTTTGGAGAGCAGCTTCTTGCTGGCAAAGGATGAGCACAAACtgctgaagaaagaggaagaaaatagCCATTTTGACCCTGACCG GGAGCTGGAGGGGCTGATCTTTGATTGTGTTCTGTACATGGAAGAACTGAGGGAGCATGCAGAGCAAATAACAGAGGATCTGCTGACCTTCGAGCCTTCTCCCACTCTAGCTCGTAGCCCTTCCCTTTCAGAGGCCAAAGAATACCTGACTGACCCTCAG AAAACACATATACCTTCAGTGGTTGAGCcacaacaggcagcagcagcagcagcagccatgttcAGCTCCATCAGCAACAAGAGTGACAGAGAAGAAGCCCAGAAAGAAACTCTCCACCTCAGAACTGTCGATGGCAAAGCTGGGCACAATGGAGAATTTAATAAACCACCAGATAA CCATCAAAGCATCAGGGAAATCCCTCAGCCTTTAGCTCTGAGTCAGAAGAACGAAGCTCACCTTCCCCCTGCATCAAAACCAGACATGCAGCCGGTGGAGTTGGAGGAAGAAGAATCAAATCAAAGCTTTGAAAAGCTGAAAGTAAAAGAGAGGCCTCAACAGAG cccccagGACTCCTCTCCTCATTCATATAGCGGCGCACAGCCCGTCAGCCAGCCCATCATGCTGGATCCTTCCAGCAGACAAGGGTGTGAGATGAAAACATCCCACAGCAGTAGCCTGAGCAGTCTGGGAGAGACTGCTGCCTTGGAGAAGAAGAACTCCAAACTTCAGTCTGGGAGCTGCAGGATGCCTTCTCAG GATGGAATCTTCTCTCCGGAGACCGATAGTGGGTTTAATGGTACGGAGAGCCGCCATCCAACTCCTACAGGAGTTCCCAGTCTTCTCCATCAGGGGGCAATAGAGAG TTCTTCAGTGGTTCGCAACAGGGATTCCAAGAACCCAGACAGTGGTGTGGTTACATCACCACATCCTTATTCTTTGTTGCCAAGCTGTTGCCCGGCAACAGAGCTCAGGGCAACGTCCAAGTTCAATTCAAAGCAACCGAGGAGAACCAAACCCAGAAAGGGACAGAGGAGAAGGACCTTCACCTGCTCTCATCAGTCCTGGCTTAAAAAAAGCGAGAGCGAGATGAGTGACGTTGAGCCATCGA GTTCCTCTGTGTCTGAAGCTGGACGGATTGGCCGCTACGCAGAGTCGGTCACTCCTGCCAGTGCAACTTCCTCCCGTTCTTCCCAGCACTGCCATGGAAGTTGTGCCAAAGCCCGGAGCTTCCCTGAGCTGCCCAACAACAG TGTTTCCATGCagatgctgcaggctgaggtgaGCAGACTGCACACGAGGCTAGAAAGTTGTCTGAAAGAGAGGGGGCAATCAGTGTCCTCAAGTGCAACTATGGTTCAGGAAAACCACCATCACCCCAGGACGTCCACACCTCGTGTCAG CAGGGCAGTGAACACAGATGGGGGAGCAGCGGTCAGGAAAAGACCCTGCTGTGGTCAAAGACACAGTCCTGACGTCT TGGGATGTTCAGATGATCCCCATACACCCCCCCAGTCTGTGGTGTCCAGATGTACCCAAACACTGTCTGCAGCTTCATACACCAACACTGTCCACAGGAAGAAGGACCCTTCCAGGACAACAGAGTCCACGATAGGCA TAACACACAGGAGTGTGTCGGTCCAAGCACCCGAAGCCTCAGATGAACCCGACACCACGCACCCTCGTCCCGCTCACCATCAAGCTCCGTGTTGCCACTGTATTTCATATCAGCGAGCGCAAGCTGAGG TTCCAGCCGCTAGCAGCAAAGAGTCAGTTCGCTCCTGCTGCAGTCGTCACTGCCGTCACTGTGGAagcacagacacag ACTGTCCCAGAttcacacacagtaacacaaacacacaccaccaacCAGCTGAAGCAGTTAAATGCTGCGCATCCGCATCTGCAGCTCCACCTTCATCTCTCCAGTACTtgtgtccacttcctgtcct GTTGTGCCCATCACCATCCTGTCCATCTCCTAGCAACAACAACGACACAATAGCAGGAGTCAGAAGTCAAAAAGCGGCGCGGAAGTTTGCAGCGTCTCCTGGTGGGCGGAATTTCCTGGACCGCTCACTGAACAAAGCCATCAGAGCAGCGAAGCACATGAAGAGCACCTCAGGACACATGTCTCACTCTCTGAGTTTTGgactgcaccagcagcagcagctgctcactcCACTGATGTCCCAGCTGAGTCAAAGACAGACATCAAACTGA
- the akna gene encoding microtubule organization protein AKNA isoform X4, producing the protein METKRSSGEEEVVLTPASSHTSCEGGCSQSDDHDDFVGLMDENGIIGLLEALEIVGVGEYSDDGESCHKVPSGLPAPVETETRLDEMGHDRSGSLPRRKSPAEDVQILTQSPGLNSEAEMTGDKKNKGVMRRTDRKQNRSKHTRPSGMLTQATGVAKERSRIFQRVSPATATCAREEIPAPLGIDAETFLDLSFTEGLEETHRSLPNLRLGPCFPPSAAFPGETVSGVANMLVNGSKFPDGTRQPPTPSSRTMNEGCPDAARSSASFTTEAFRNTSSRADRNPTASRKSAMLKNPSKSRPNGSTPDYSNVKPRVNFPKVLYKPPKSRLCSQRESLSTGPPTRCDSSAGGGKEVGPNMPGVPSATECQELGCPKEATRLLSELEENYNKLWIRYAEAENTIDHLRLAAKVNLHSDGPKPGHLLQSIYNQEASKFMMLNFPQAQRAETSSVSLHSNGHRTPEYTPRDPPDSPVTKEPDRILCSQANEFLHQLQTFEDLLNCRKLKPDEQRKELSQLFEGLRSLESSFLLAKDEHKLLKKEEENSHFDPDRELEGLIFDCVLYMEELREHAEQITEDLLTFEPSPTLARSPSLSEAKEYLTDPQKTHIPSVVEPQQAAAAAAAMFSSISNKSDREEAQKETLHLRTVDGKAGHNGEFNKPPDNHQSIREIPQPLALSQKNEAHLPPASKPDMQPVELEEEESNQSFEKLKVKERPQQSPQDSSPHSYSGAQPVSQPIMLDPSSRQGCEMKTSHSSSLSSLGETAALEKKNSKLQSGSCRMPSQDGIFSPETDSGFNGTESRHPTPTGVPSLLHQGAIESSSVVRNRDSKNPDSGVVTSPHPYSLLPSCCPATELRATSKFNSKQPRRTKPRKGQRRRTFTCSHQSWLKKSESEMSDVEPSSSSVSEAGRIGRYAESVTPASATSSRSSQHCHGSCAKARSFPELPNNSVSMQMLQAEVSRLHTRLESCLKERGQSVSSSATMVQENHHHPRTSTPRVSRAVNTDGGAAVRKRPCCGQRHSPDVLGCSDDPHTPPQSVVSRCTQTLSAASYTNTVHRKKDPSRTTESTIGITHRSVSVQAPEASDEPDTTHPRPAHHQAPCCHCISYQRAQAEDCPRFTHSNTNTHHQPAEAVKCCASASAAPPSSLQYLCPLPVLLCPSPSCPSPSNNNDTIAGVRSQKAARKFAASPGGRNFLDRSLNKAIRAAKHMKSTSGHMSHSLSFGLHQQQQLLTPLMSQLSQRQTSN; encoded by the exons ATGGAGACCAAAAGGAGCTCAGGAGAAGAGGAAGTCGTTCTGACCCCAGCCTCCTCACACACCAGCTGCGAGGGTGGGTGCAGCCAGAGCGACGACCACGATGATTTTGTCGGTCTGATGGATGAGAATGGCATCATCGGACTGTTGGAAGCGCTGGAAATTGTGGGAGTTGGGGAATATAGCGATGATGGGGAAAGTTGTCACAAAGTGCCCTCTGGACTTCCGGCCCCAGTGGAGACGGAGACACGGTTGGACGAGATGGGTCATGACCGGAGCGGGTCTCTGCCGCGCAGGAAGTCGCCAGCAGAAGATGTGCAGATCCTGACACAGTCTCCAG GTCTCAACAGCGAGGCTGAAATGACAggagacaagaaaaacaaaggagtgatgaggaggactgacaggaaacagaataGAAGCAAACACACTCGCCCATCTGGGATGCTTACACAAGCTACAGGTGTCGCTAAAGAACGCAGCCGCATATTTCAGCGCGTCTCACCTGCCACAGCGACCTGCGCACGTGAGGAAATTCCGGCTCCTTTGGGAATCGATGCCGAAACCTTTTTGGATTTGAGCTTCACGGAAGGTCTCGAAGAAACACACAGGAGTTTACCGAACCTCAGGCTGGGTCCCTGCTTCCCGCCGTCAGCCGCGTTTCCAGGAGAAACCGTGTCGGGTGTTGCCAACATGCTGGTGAATGGATCCAAGTTTCCAGATGGGACTCGCCAACCGCCAACTCCCTCATCAAGGACGATGAACGAGGGCTGCCCTGATGCTGCACGTTCATCCGCTTCATTCACAACAGAAGCCTTCAGAAACACATCAAGTCGAGCCGACAGGAATCCCACAGCCAGTCGTAAATCTGCTATGCTGAAAAATCCCAG TAAAAGTCGCCCGAATGGCTCCACACCAGACTACTCGAATGTGAAACCCAGGGTTAACTTCCCCAAAGTCCTTTATAAGCCACCCAAGAGTCGACTGTGCTCCCAAAGGGAGTCCCTGTCGACCGGGCCACCCACAAGGTGTGACTCCTCGGCTGGAGGTGGGAAAGAAGTGGGACCGAACATGCCAGGCGTTCCTTCTGCCACAGAGTGTCAAGAGTTGGGATGCCCCAAAGAGGCCACCAGGCTTCTCAGTGAGCTGGAG GAGAACTACAACAAACTGTGGATTCGATACGCGGAGGCAGAGAACACCATTGACCATCTGCGCCTGGCAGCTAAG GTAAACCTGCACTCTGATGGTCCAAAGCCCGGCCACTTGCTGCAGTCAATTTATAACCAGGAGGCCTCGAAGTTCATGATGCTGAATTTCCCTCAGGCCcaaagagcagagaccagcTCGGTCTCTCTTCATTCCAATGGACACAGAACTCCAGAAT ATACTCCAAGAGATCCCCCCGATTCTCCAGTAACAAAAGAGCCCGACAGGATTCTCTGCAGTCAGGCTAACGAGTTTCTCCACCAG CTGCAGACGTTTGAGGATCTCCTCAACTGCAGGAAACTCAAACCTGACGAACAAAGAAAG GAACTCTCACAGCTTTTTGAAGGTCTCCGATCTTTGGAGAGCAGCTTCTTGCTGGCAAAGGATGAGCACAAACtgctgaagaaagaggaagaaaatagCCATTTTGACCCTGACCG GGAGCTGGAGGGGCTGATCTTTGATTGTGTTCTGTACATGGAAGAACTGAGGGAGCATGCAGAGCAAATAACAGAGGATCTGCTGACCTTCGAGCCTTCTCCCACTCTAGCTCGTAGCCCTTCCCTTTCAGAGGCCAAAGAATACCTGACTGACCCTCAG AAAACACATATACCTTCAGTGGTTGAGCcacaacaggcagcagcagcagcagcagccatgttcAGCTCCATCAGCAACAAGAGTGACAGAGAAGAAGCCCAGAAAGAAACTCTCCACCTCAGAACTGTCGATGGCAAAGCTGGGCACAATGGAGAATTTAATAAACCACCAGATAA CCATCAAAGCATCAGGGAAATCCCTCAGCCTTTAGCTCTGAGTCAGAAGAACGAAGCTCACCTTCCCCCTGCATCAAAACCAGACATGCAGCCGGTGGAGTTGGAGGAAGAAGAATCAAATCAAAGCTTTGAAAAGCTGAAAGTAAAAGAGAGGCCTCAACAGAG cccccagGACTCCTCTCCTCATTCATATAGCGGCGCACAGCCCGTCAGCCAGCCCATCATGCTGGATCCTTCCAGCAGACAAGGGTGTGAGATGAAAACATCCCACAGCAGTAGCCTGAGCAGTCTGGGAGAGACTGCTGCCTTGGAGAAGAAGAACTCCAAACTTCAGTCTGGGAGCTGCAGGATGCCTTCTCAG GATGGAATCTTCTCTCCGGAGACCGATAGTGGGTTTAATGGTACGGAGAGCCGCCATCCAACTCCTACAGGAGTTCCCAGTCTTCTCCATCAGGGGGCAATAGAGAG TTCTTCAGTGGTTCGCAACAGGGATTCCAAGAACCCAGACAGTGGTGTGGTTACATCACCACATCCTTATTCTTTGTTGCCAAGCTGTTGCCCGGCAACAGAGCTCAGGGCAACGTCCAAGTTCAATTCAAAGCAACCGAGGAGAACCAAACCCAGAAAGGGACAGAGGAGAAGGACCTTCACCTGCTCTCATCAGTCCTGGCTTAAAAAAAGCGAGAGCGAGATGAGTGACGTTGAGCCATCGA GTTCCTCTGTGTCTGAAGCTGGACGGATTGGCCGCTACGCAGAGTCGGTCACTCCTGCCAGTGCAACTTCCTCCCGTTCTTCCCAGCACTGCCATGGAAGTTGTGCCAAAGCCCGGAGCTTCCCTGAGCTGCCCAACAACAG TGTTTCCATGCagatgctgcaggctgaggtgaGCAGACTGCACACGAGGCTAGAAAGTTGTCTGAAAGAGAGGGGGCAATCAGTGTCCTCAAGTGCAACTATGGTTCAGGAAAACCACCATCACCCCAGGACGTCCACACCTCGTGTCAG CAGGGCAGTGAACACAGATGGGGGAGCAGCGGTCAGGAAAAGACCCTGCTGTGGTCAAAGACACAGTCCTGACGTCT TGGGATGTTCAGATGATCCCCATACACCCCCCCAGTCTGTGGTGTCCAGATGTACCCAAACACTGTCTGCAGCTTCATACACCAACACTGTCCACAGGAAGAAGGACCCTTCCAGGACAACAGAGTCCACGATAGGCA TAACACACAGGAGTGTGTCGGTCCAAGCACCCGAAGCCTCAGATGAACCCGACACCACGCACCCTCGTCCCGCTCACCATCAAGCTCCGTGTTGCCACTGTATTTCATATCAGCGAGCGCAAGCTGAGG ACTGTCCCAGAttcacacacagtaacacaaacacacaccaccaacCAGCTGAAGCAGTTAAATGCTGCGCATCCGCATCTGCAGCTCCACCTTCATCTCTCCAGTACTtgtgtccacttcctgtcct GTTGTGCCCATCACCATCCTGTCCATCTCCTAGCAACAACAACGACACAATAGCAGGAGTCAGAAGTCAAAAAGCGGCGCGGAAGTTTGCAGCGTCTCCTGGTGGGCGGAATTTCCTGGACCGCTCACTGAACAAAGCCATCAGAGCAGCGAAGCACATGAAGAGCACCTCAGGACACATGTCTCACTCTCTGAGTTTTGgactgcaccagcagcagcagctgctcactcCACTGATGTCCCAGCTGAGTCAAAGACAGACATCAAACTGA